The Streptomyces cynarae genome contains a region encoding:
- a CDS encoding nucleoside phosphorylase: MTQELSPIARIRRTGLPPYAVVVGDPARAATVAALLEGAEEVSYHREYRVFTGSWKGLPVTVASHGVGAPGAVLLFQELADAGIHTVLRFGTAGAMRPGIGDGDLVIAEAAVRDDGVTQQLLPPEYPAVAAPEAVFALQRAAREAGVPHHRGIVWTRAAFQPALIPLDAYDRAGLVAIEMELSALLVTASLRGLVAGGVLVVDGVNADELVDEASPFSAGAYDPHREVVARGVERGAVVSLEALRLLAEGQAG; this comes from the coding sequence ATGACGCAGGAGTTGTCCCCCATCGCCCGCATCCGACGCACCGGGCTGCCGCCGTACGCCGTGGTCGTGGGCGACCCGGCGCGCGCGGCGACCGTCGCCGCGCTGCTGGAGGGTGCCGAGGAGGTCTCGTACCACCGCGAGTACCGGGTGTTCACCGGGAGCTGGAAGGGCCTGCCGGTGACGGTGGCCTCGCACGGGGTGGGTGCGCCGGGCGCGGTCCTGCTGTTCCAGGAGCTGGCGGACGCAGGGATCCACACCGTCCTGCGGTTCGGCACGGCGGGCGCGATGAGGCCGGGGATCGGCGACGGCGACCTGGTGATCGCGGAGGCGGCCGTGCGCGACGACGGGGTCACCCAGCAGTTGCTGCCCCCGGAGTACCCGGCGGTGGCCGCGCCCGAGGCGGTCTTCGCCCTCCAGCGCGCGGCGCGCGAGGCGGGGGTGCCGCACCACCGGGGGATCGTCTGGACGCGGGCGGCGTTCCAGCCGGCGCTGATCCCGCTCGACGCCTATGACAGGGCGGGTCTGGTGGCGATCGAGATGGAGCTGTCCGCGCTGCTGGTGACCGCCTCGCTGCGCGGGCTGGTCGCGGGCGGGGTGCTCGTGGTGGACGGCGTCAACGCCGACGAACTCGTCGACGAGGCGTCCCCCTTCTCGGCGGGCGCCTACGACCCGCACCGCGAGGTCGTCGCCCGGGGCGTGGAGCGCGGCGCGGTGGTCTCCCTGGAGGCGCTGCGGCTGCTGGCGGAGGGGCAGGCGGGATGA
- a CDS encoding amidohydrolase, with protein sequence MSEPVDLLVHGGDVLTVDDAGSVVREGAVAVRDGEIIAAGPTGELRARYAAEEEIDAGGCLVLPGLVNAHTHLAMTLLRGSADDVTLQGFLERVLRQEAELLSPEHVAAGVRAAVAESVRAGVTSALDMYWFHEAAERVALEAGWRLLAGPTFMDVPDSPDGRAYGERMEWARRDLAARSGERPGFRPVVFAHSAYTLSPDQLIGIAALAREFGALLHLHAAENATEVATVEARYGRRPVELLDQLGVLGPDVLLAHAVDLTGPEIAALARTGTAVAHCPVSNLKLGCGIAPVPRLLDAGVTVGLGTDGAVSSNTLDVFDAMRQAALVHKAAGDPTAVAAEQAVRMATIEGARALGLGDRLGSLEAGKRADMIVLDLGRPHLRPRHDVWATLAYAAHSADVRDTVVDGRILMRDRVLTTLDEAVALAELEAVG encoded by the coding sequence ATGAGCGAGCCCGTGGATCTCCTGGTGCACGGCGGTGACGTCCTCACGGTCGACGACGCCGGAAGCGTGGTCCGGGAGGGCGCCGTCGCCGTCCGGGACGGGGAGATCATCGCGGCCGGGCCCACCGGGGAGCTGCGGGCCCGGTACGCGGCGGAGGAGGAGATCGACGCCGGGGGCTGTCTGGTCCTGCCGGGCCTGGTCAACGCCCATACGCACCTGGCGATGACGCTGCTGCGCGGCAGCGCCGACGACGTCACCCTTCAGGGCTTCCTGGAGCGCGTGCTGCGCCAGGAGGCCGAGCTGCTGTCGCCGGAACACGTGGCGGCGGGGGTGCGGGCGGCCGTCGCCGAGAGCGTACGGGCCGGGGTGACCTCGGCGCTCGACATGTACTGGTTCCACGAGGCGGCCGAGCGAGTGGCGCTGGAGGCGGGCTGGCGGCTGCTGGCCGGGCCCACCTTCATGGACGTCCCGGACTCCCCGGACGGCAGGGCGTACGGGGAGCGCATGGAGTGGGCGCGCCGGGACCTGGCCGCGCGGAGCGGGGAGCGGCCGGGGTTCCGGCCGGTCGTGTTCGCGCACTCCGCCTACACCCTGAGCCCGGATCAGCTGATCGGGATCGCCGCGCTGGCGCGGGAGTTCGGGGCGCTGCTGCACCTGCACGCCGCGGAGAACGCGACGGAGGTCGCCACCGTCGAGGCGCGGTACGGCAGGCGGCCGGTGGAGCTGCTGGACCAGCTCGGGGTGCTCGGCCCCGATGTGCTGCTCGCACACGCCGTCGATCTGACCGGCCCGGAGATCGCCGCGCTGGCCCGAACCGGGACGGCGGTCGCGCACTGCCCGGTGTCCAACCTCAAGCTGGGCTGCGGGATCGCGCCGGTGCCGCGGCTGCTGGACGCGGGTGTGACCGTCGGGCTCGGCACGGACGGGGCGGTCAGCTCCAACACGCTGGACGTGTTCGACGCGATGCGGCAGGCGGCGCTGGTGCACAAGGCGGCCGGTGACCCCACCGCGGTGGCTGCCGAACAGGCGGTGCGGATGGCGACGATCGAGGGCGCCCGCGCACTGGGGCTCGGAGATCGGCTGGGCTCACTGGAGGCGGGCAAGCGGGCCGACATGATCGTGCTCGACCTCGGCCGGCCGCATCTGCGTCCCCGGCACGACGTGTGGGCGACGCTCGCGTACGCGGCGCACTCCGCGGATGTGCGGGACACGGTCGTCGACGGGCGGATCCTGATGCGGGACCGGGTGCTGACCACGCTCGACGAGGCGGTGGCGCTGGCGGAGCTGGAGGCGGTGGGCTGA
- a CDS encoding FadR/GntR family transcriptional regulator translates to MAVTDEAIEKIKEMIVSGALRPGDRLPKESELAAELGLSRNSLREAVRALSLIRILDVRQGDGTYVTSLDPQLLLEAMSFVVDFHRDDTVLEFLAVRRILEPAATAMAASRISEQQLDALTAQLDKLGPEPSVEELVASDLEFHRGIVQGSGNSVLCSLLDGLSGPTTRARIWRGLTQEDAVVRTLREHRAILGALRDRDPEAARSWATVHIASVEQWLRSTL, encoded by the coding sequence ATGGCAGTCACCGACGAGGCGATCGAGAAGATCAAGGAAATGATCGTCTCCGGTGCGCTGCGCCCGGGCGACCGCCTGCCCAAGGAGAGCGAGCTGGCCGCGGAGCTTGGCCTGTCCCGCAACTCACTGCGCGAGGCCGTGCGTGCCCTGTCGCTGATCCGCATCCTGGACGTGCGGCAGGGCGACGGCACGTATGTCACGAGCCTGGACCCCCAGCTGCTGCTGGAGGCGATGAGCTTCGTCGTGGACTTCCACCGCGACGACACCGTGCTGGAGTTCCTCGCGGTGCGCCGCATCCTGGAGCCGGCCGCGACGGCCATGGCGGCCTCCCGTATCAGCGAGCAGCAACTGGACGCGTTGACCGCCCAGTTGGACAAGCTGGGTCCCGAACCCTCGGTGGAGGAGCTGGTCGCCTCCGATCTGGAGTTCCACCGGGGGATCGTGCAGGGCTCCGGCAACTCGGTCCTGTGCTCCCTGCTGGACGGCCTGTCCGGGCCCACCACCCGAGCCCGTATCTGGCGCGGCCTCACCCAGGAGGACGCGGTCGTCCGCACCCTGCGCGAGCACCGCGCGATCCTCGGGGCCCTGCGCGACCGCGACCCCGAGGCGGCCCGCTCCTGGGCGACCGTGCACATCGCGTCCGTCGAGCAGTGGCTGCGCTCGACCCTGTGA
- a CDS encoding PAC2 family protein has translation MIELEGVPELIDPVMVAAFEGWNDAGDAASTAVAHLDREWKGEVFAALDAEDYYDFQVNRPTVFMEAGVRKITWPTTRLSVVRVGGEKPRDLVLVRGIEPSMRWRSFCNELLGFAHELGVELVVILGALLGDTPHTRPVPISGTTSDPDLARRMDLEETKYEGPTGIVGVLQEACTHAGVPAVSLWAAVPHYVSQPPNPKATLALLNRLEDLLDLRIPLGELPEDARAWQLGVDQLAAEDSEVAEYVQTLEEARDTAELPEASGEAIAREFERYLRRRDVSPPGGHATADGGEGGPFLRDNPGGRPRPPKPPRPGGEDEDSPEE, from the coding sequence GTGATCGAGCTCGAGGGGGTTCCCGAGCTGATCGACCCGGTCATGGTGGCCGCGTTCGAGGGCTGGAACGATGCCGGCGACGCCGCCTCCACCGCGGTCGCGCATCTGGACAGGGAATGGAAGGGCGAGGTCTTCGCGGCGCTGGACGCCGAGGACTACTACGACTTCCAGGTGAACCGCCCCACAGTGTTCATGGAGGCCGGGGTCCGCAAGATCACCTGGCCCACGACCCGGCTCTCGGTGGTCCGCGTCGGCGGTGAGAAGCCTCGCGACCTGGTGCTGGTCCGTGGCATCGAACCGTCGATGCGCTGGCGCTCGTTCTGCAACGAGTTGCTGGGCTTCGCCCATGAGCTGGGCGTGGAACTGGTGGTGATCCTCGGCGCCCTGCTCGGCGACACCCCGCACACGCGTCCGGTCCCGATCAGCGGGACCACGTCCGACCCGGACCTGGCCCGCCGCATGGACCTGGAGGAGACCAAGTACGAGGGGCCCACGGGCATCGTGGGCGTCCTTCAGGAGGCGTGCACGCACGCGGGCGTGCCGGCCGTGTCGCTGTGGGCCGCGGTCCCGCACTACGTGTCGCAGCCGCCGAACCCCAAGGCCACGCTGGCCCTCCTCAACCGCCTGGAGGACCTCCTCGACCTGCGCATCCCGCTCGGCGAACTGCCGGAGGACGCGCGCGCCTGGCAGCTCGGCGTGGACCAGCTGGCCGCCGAGGACAGCGAGGTCGCCGAGTACGTGCAGACGCTGGAGGAGGCCCGGGACACCGCCGAGCTGCCGGAGGCGTCCGGTGAGGCGATCGCCCGTGAGTTCGAGCGGTATCTGCGGCGACGGGACGTCAGCCCGCCCGGCGGGCACGCCACGGCGGATGGCGGCGAGGGCGGCCCGTTCCTGCGGGACAACCCCGGCGGTCGTCCGCGTCCGCCGAAGCCGCCGCGGCCGGGCGGCGAGGACGAGGACTCACCGGAGGAGTGA
- the mshC gene encoding cysteine--1-D-myo-inosityl 2-amino-2-deoxy-alpha-D-glucopyranoside ligase, with translation MHAWPASEVPALPGQGRDLRIHDTATGGLVALDPGPVARIYVCGITPYDATHMGHAATYNAFDLVQRVWLDTKRQVHYVQNVTDVDDPLLERAQRDSVDWVALAERETTLFREDMTALRMLPPRHYIGAVEAIPGIVPLVERLRDLGAAYELEGDVYFSVESDPNFGKVSRLDAAAMRLLSAERGGDPDRPGKKNPLDPMLWMAARDGEPSWDGGSLGRGRPGWHIECVAIALDHLGMGFDVQGGGSDLAFPHHEMGASHAQVLTGEFPMAKAYVHAGMVALDGEKMSKSKGNLVFVSRLRRDGVDPAAIRLALHAHHYRSDWEWTDQVLQDAVARLGRWRAAVSRPDGPSADALVEEIRDALANDLDAPSALAAVDRWVTLQQESGGTDTGAPGVVSRAVDALLGVAL, from the coding sequence ATGCATGCCTGGCCCGCTTCCGAGGTCCCCGCCCTGCCTGGTCAGGGCCGCGACCTGAGGATCCACGACACCGCGACCGGCGGCCTCGTCGCCCTCGACCCCGGTCCCGTCGCCCGTATCTACGTCTGCGGGATCACCCCGTACGACGCGACCCACATGGGTCACGCGGCGACCTACAACGCGTTCGACCTCGTTCAGCGCGTGTGGCTCGACACCAAGCGCCAGGTCCACTACGTCCAGAACGTCACCGACGTCGACGACCCCCTCCTCGAGCGCGCCCAGCGCGACAGCGTCGACTGGGTGGCTCTCGCCGAGCGGGAGACCACCCTGTTCCGCGAGGACATGACCGCCCTGCGGATGCTGCCCCCGCGGCACTACATAGGCGCCGTGGAGGCGATACCCGGCATCGTTCCGCTGGTCGAGCGCCTGCGGGACCTCGGAGCCGCGTACGAACTCGAAGGGGACGTCTACTTCTCCGTCGAGTCCGACCCCAACTTCGGCAAGGTCTCCCGCCTGGACGCCGCCGCCATGCGCCTGCTCTCCGCGGAGCGCGGCGGCGACCCCGACCGGCCCGGGAAGAAGAACCCGCTCGACCCGATGCTGTGGATGGCCGCCCGCGACGGCGAGCCCAGCTGGGACGGCGGCTCGCTCGGCCGCGGCCGCCCCGGCTGGCACATCGAGTGCGTGGCCATCGCCCTGGACCACCTGGGCATGGGCTTCGACGTCCAGGGGGGCGGCTCCGACCTCGCCTTCCCGCACCACGAGATGGGCGCCTCGCACGCCCAGGTGCTGACCGGCGAGTTCCCCATGGCCAAGGCGTACGTCCACGCCGGCATGGTCGCCCTGGACGGAGAGAAGATGTCCAAGTCCAAGGGCAACCTCGTCTTCGTCTCCCGGCTCCGCCGCGACGGCGTCGACCCGGCCGCCATCCGGCTCGCACTGCACGCCCACCACTACCGGTCCGACTGGGAGTGGACCGACCAGGTCCTCCAGGACGCCGTGGCACGGCTCGGCCGCTGGCGCGCCGCCGTCTCCCGGCCCGACGGCCCGTCCGCCGACGCGCTCGTCGAGGAGATCCGCGACGCCCTCGCGAACGACCTCGACGCGCCCTCCGCGCTCGCCGCGGTCGACCGCTGGGTCACGCTCCAGCAGGAGAGCGGCGGCACGGACACCGGGGCGCCCGGTGTCGTGTCGCGGGCCGTGGACGCGCTGCTCGGCGTGGCTCTCTGA
- a CDS encoding SCO1664 family protein: MSAPERIPPRSVTTAELLAEGELTVRGRIRDASNAALYCTVSYDGREATCVYKPVAGERPLWDFPDGTLAQREVAAYEVSEATGWGLVPPTVLRDGPYGEGMCQLWVEVVPDGELLALVEGEEPEPGWKAIGLVEVGDGETALLVHADDQRLRRLAVLDAVINNADRKGGHLLPAAEGRLYGIDHGVTFNVENKLRTLLWGWAGEPLTGEAVEVLKGLKDGLSEGAALATRLAALISPAEVRATRARVEALLESGRHPEPSGEWPAIPWPPV; encoded by the coding sequence ATGTCCGCGCCAGAACGGATACCGCCGCGGAGCGTGACCACGGCCGAACTGCTCGCCGAGGGCGAGCTGACCGTGCGCGGCCGCATCCGCGACGCGTCCAACGCGGCGCTGTACTGCACGGTCTCCTACGACGGCCGGGAAGCCACCTGCGTCTACAAGCCCGTCGCCGGGGAGCGGCCCCTGTGGGACTTCCCGGACGGGACGCTGGCCCAGCGCGAGGTCGCCGCGTACGAGGTGTCGGAGGCGACCGGCTGGGGGCTCGTGCCGCCCACCGTTCTGCGCGACGGCCCGTACGGCGAGGGCATGTGCCAGCTGTGGGTGGAGGTCGTGCCCGACGGTGAGCTCCTCGCCCTGGTGGAGGGCGAGGAGCCCGAGCCGGGCTGGAAGGCGATCGGTCTCGTCGAGGTCGGCGACGGCGAGACGGCCCTGCTCGTGCACGCCGACGACCAGCGGCTGCGGCGGCTGGCCGTCCTGGACGCGGTCATCAACAACGCGGACCGCAAGGGGGGCCATCTGCTGCCGGCGGCCGAGGGGCGGTTGTACGGGATCGACCACGGGGTCACGTTCAACGTCGAGAACAAGCTGCGGACACTGCTGTGGGGATGGGCGGGGGAGCCGCTGACGGGGGAGGCGGTGGAGGTGCTGAAGGGACTGAAGGACGGCCTCTCCGAGGGGGCCGCCCTTGCCACCCGCCTGGCCGCGCTGATCAGCCCCGCGGAGGTCCGGGCGACGCGGGCACGGGTGGAGGCGCTGCTGGAGTCGGGCCGGCACCCGGAGCCGAGCGGGGAGTGGCCGGCGATTCCTTGGCCGCCGGTGTGA
- a CDS encoding DUF3090 domain-containing protein, with protein sequence MSRQVFLYDPPDRFVAGTVGLPGRRTFFLQASAGPRVTSVALEKTQVAALAERMDELLDEVVRRSGGSAAVPAVAPTEIADTAPLETPIEEEFRVGTMALAWDAEEQRMVVEAQALVELDADSEEDLAEAEERLLQDEENGPPMLRVRLTGAQARAFAKRALDVVNAGRPPCPLCSLPLDPEGHVCPRQNGYRRGA encoded by the coding sequence GTGTCCCGTCAGGTGTTCCTCTACGACCCCCCGGACCGCTTCGTGGCCGGTACGGTCGGGCTGCCCGGGCGCCGTACCTTCTTCCTGCAGGCCTCGGCCGGACCCCGGGTGACCAGCGTGGCCCTGGAGAAGACCCAGGTCGCGGCGCTCGCCGAGCGCATGGACGAACTGCTCGACGAGGTCGTGCGGCGCAGCGGCGGCAGCGCCGCCGTCCCCGCCGTGGCCCCCACTGAGATCGCCGACACGGCCCCCCTGGAGACCCCCATCGAGGAGGAGTTCCGCGTCGGCACCATGGCGCTCGCCTGGGACGCCGAGGAACAGCGCATGGTCGTCGAGGCCCAGGCCCTCGTCGAGCTGGACGCCGACTCCGAGGAGGACCTCGCCGAGGCCGAGGAGCGGCTGCTGCAGGACGAGGAGAACGGTCCGCCGATGCTCCGGGTCCGGCTCACCGGCGCGCAGGCCAGAGCCTTCGCCAAGCGCGCACTCGACGTCGTCAACGCCGGGCGGCCGCCGTGCCCGCTGTGCAGCCTCCCGCTCGACCCGGAAGGACACGTATGTCCGCGCCAGAACGGATACCGCCGCGGAGCGTGA